The genomic interval TTCCAGATCTGCATCACCGGCCTCTATCGAATCCAGTAACCCATCATCATCGGAGTCTGTATCGAGCGCATCCACCACTCCATCCCCATCAGTATCCGTTGAATCATAGGAAGCGCAGCCAAAAGCATCACTGATGCTCAGCGACTCATCAACGTCTGAAATGGTGTCGCCATCGGAATCGGCTGAGTTTAAATCGTAACCCAAAAGCTCTTCGATGCGGTCATCTATGGTATCTCCATCAGCATCCAATAAGTCATCACAACGGTCGCGTGGATCTGTATCCAAACGAAGCACTTCTTCATCATCGCCGATTCCGCCGCCATCGGTGTCAGATAAACGCGGATCGGTTTCCAGTTCATCAACGACGCCGTTATTGTTCTGGTCCTCACACAAACTCATCGCCATCGATTCAGGGCATCCATCCAATAGATGATCGCCGTCGGTATCTCGGTTCAAGGGATCGGTTTCATTCGGTTCAACGCTGCCATTGCCGTCAAGATCTTCACCCCCGCTGCAGCTAAGCCCATCGGTAACCACAATAGGCCCATCACAGAGACCATCGCGGTCGGTATCGGCATCTCGTCCTGAGGTTTCCGAAGGTGCCAAGCAGCCATCCCCGTTGGCGTCTTCGCTCCCGATACAGATGCCATCTCCCACACCCGGCCCGTCACAGAGTCCATCGCCATCGGTGTCCGCCAATAAAGGGTTGGTCAAAAGAGCCGCCGTGTTCTCTTCACAAGCCTGCGAACGCTGGCCCAATTCAACTCCATCTCCCAAGCCATCGCCATCGGTGTCGCTTAAGCACGGATCCGTTTCAACGCCTGCCTCAACGTTGCCGTCGAGGTTTTGGTCTTCTACACCATCGCTTAAACCATCACCGTCAACATCAGCGTTCAGCGGGTTTAAACACTCACTTAAAAACTCTACACCGTCACCGATTCCGTCATCATCGCTATCGAAGTCTGCTGCACCTGTTCCTGCGCTCTGCTCGTTACCAGCACAGTCTCCGATGGTCAGAGCACCATCACAGAGTCCGTCGTCGTCAGAGTCAAAATCGCAGGGGCTCGTACCTCCACTGCTTTCAGTAATATTTCCCAACCCATCTTCGTCACCATCAAAATCAGCATCCGCCACAGTGGGCTGGGGGCCTAAACCTTGAGCGCATAGATTAAAGTAAGTCCACTCCCAGTCGTCACGTATTCCATCGCCATCGGTATCGGCTAAGTTAGGGTCCGTTTCACCGAGATCCACTAAGCCGTTGGCGTTCGCGTCCTCAACGCCATCGAGTAACCCGTCGGAATCTGTGTCGGGTTCGTTCGAATCGCTCGTCGTAGATGAGTCAGAATCTAAAACAAGCTCTTGGTAGTTAAGCGTACCCGCTACACCCGGCGGTAAATCAGCGTTGAGTTCAGCAACAGCCTCGTTGGTGTAACCTTTTTCAAGCGCGTCGCTTAAACCATCATTATCGGTATCTACTAAAAGTGGATGACTCCAACTGCCGACATATTCATCAGCATCCGGTACACCGTCATCATCCGTATCCATATCAGCTGGATTGGAACGGTAGTATTGGGCGGAATCTCCAATATTCGTCCCAAAAAGTTCTTCACTATCGGATAAGCCATCGCCATCGGTGTCGGCCAGAAGCGGGTTCATAAAAGTTCCGGGGTAATGAACCCAGGCCAGATGCTGCGCCGGCAGATGAGTCTCATAACGCTCCTGCATCTGAGCTCGAATCAGCGGATCAGCAATATCATTGAGAAGAATCTGAACCTGACCAAAATCAAGCCCAAACGTATTTTCGAAGAAGTCGCTGAGACCATCGCCATCGGTATCCAAGACGGCCTCTCTTGTGTCGTAGTAGAATGAAAAATCGAGGATGCCATCGCCATTGGTGTCCTGTAGGCAAGGATCGCTTCTCTCCACAAAGCCAGACGCTGTTTCAACAATTTCGATGCCATCGAGCAATCCATCCCAGTCGCAATCTGGGTCTAATGGACTCGGGCACGTAGCTACGATGTTTCCGTCCACATCATGCGTTAGGCCGTATTCGCTTAAATCACTTAATCCATCATTATCTGAATCAACAACTAGCAAATCTGTACCCAGTGCAGATTCATCTCCGACACAGTCGAGAGCAATAAATGAAGTGCCTGGACCATCACACAATCCATCTAGGTCGGAATCAAAATGACTGGGATCACTTTCGCCTGGGTCCTGGAATCCGTTGCCATTGGTGTCTTCGCCTGCGACACACTGGCCCTCAACCGTTCCAGGGCCATCACATAGGCCATCGAAATCTGAATCAGGTAAAAAGCTATCGGTAAACGTACCCACCCATTCTAATCGGTCAGGAATGCCGTCACCATCGCTGTCATAGAGATCATCCTCACCATTTAAAGGGTCAGTTCCATCCACAATAACTTCAACGTAATCGGAACTTAAACCACCATCTGAATCACGGCGGTTCGGATCGCTCTCACCGGGGTTAATCACACCGTCGGCATTTAAATCTTCACCCGCAACACAAATAGCAGTACTGCCTGGTCCATCGCACAACCCGTCTCCGTCAACATCAGGATTCAAAGGGTCAAGTTCGGCGGTGACTTCAAGGCCATCGGTCAAACCGTCAGCATCACTGTCTGCGTTATTCGGAGCGGTCGCTAACGATTGCTCTGCACTGTTATCAAGTCCATCATCGTCGGGATCATCACTGGGGCCATAAAGCAGTGTGGAGCCAAAATAGGTCAGCTCCCAACTATCATCGAGTGTATCGTTATCGGCGTCCGCTGCTTGCACCGAGGTCGCGAGAGCAACAACGAAAAGCACAACACCGATTTTGTAAAACCATAGACGCATGGCTAAGGCTGCTCCATCCAAACGAGTTCGAGATAAGGTACCTGCTCTGGGCTGCTCGCATCCACACTGTGAAAATCAGCCCTCAAGGCATCTTCCTGAAAAAAGGCTAACCCATGATTCGGCCGACCCGTTTGGGGGTCTCTCATATATTCAACCCAGTCCTGGACTAAAGCGGTTAAGTCAACGCGGCCCAAATCTGTGTCTTGCTCACTTGAATAAACCATCAGTGCGGTTGCGATTTCATCTCGGTCGTCAGTGGATAATCCAGGCTCCCCCCAAGCTGTGCCAATGGAGGCCTCCTGCCAAGTCACTTGCGATGCATCCCACGGTGTATTCATTCCATAAAACCCCAAGGTCTCGCTCACCTCACACTCGGCACATACAGAGCGGCTATAGAAAGCTAAGTTTGCAGAAACAAGCTCTGCACACGGGTGTAAAAGTGCGTCGTTGAATTTCAAGAGCCCCAAGACCCGAGGAAAGAGCAGCAATGACAAGTACGGCGTCGACACAAAGTTCTGCGTTGACAACTGAGCATGCAATACTGTGTCCTCAGCAACATCTGGGTCTAACCGGTAACGCACAGTCACCCGGCCTTCACCATTATCATTAAAAACACTCTCATCGTATACGGCTTCAGGCGCAGGAAACTGGCCACTGGCGTGCAAACACGAGTAAGGCACCCGTGTTACGGTATGTTGCCAAATGGTGGCTGAGACGTTTCCAACTGAATCCACCGCACTGGCCTCTATGGTTAAGGTCTCATTTTGAGACGGCAGATTGAATAACCGAAATACCTCACCCGCTTCATCAGCCACCAAGCGTTCAGCCTCATCTTCTCCAACACGTAGGAGCACGCTCCCAAAAAGCTCGGTCGTGAATGTTAGAGGCAGTGTTGCAAATTTCCAAGACGACGCTGGCATTTCCAGCGGTGCGGGTGGAGCGGGTGCAACAAAATCAAGCTCAATCGCCATGGTGTTTTCTGAGATGTTACCGGCAACATCCACCGCTTGGACCGAAAGCTCAGCCATCGCGTCAATCTCTTGAGACGCGGAATCCGGTGACCAAGTAAACTCGAAATGATTGCCCTCCCAGGTTTCGAGCACACCTAAATCGAACAATTCTTCACCAATACGCAACGAAGCAGAGAGCCAAGCCACCGCGGTCTCTGCATCCGTCACCTCGCCGCCTAAAACCAGTTCTCCACTTTCGTCTAACTGATTTGGCCCGACCAATTCGGGTATCAAATCAAAGACAAGAGCTGGCGCGGTCGCATCGATGAAGTTCCCCGTCGTAAAAGCAACGGAAAAGACCTCTTCAAGCACGCCGCCGTCCTCTCCTGTGACTTCGGTGCTGATAGCCAACACATACTGCTCGCTCTTCTCCAAGACTGCTGATGGCAGCGCAATCCACTTCGAAGAATCGGAAGACGGTTGCAAACTCAGCGCGAGAGGCTCGCCGCCCTGCGCCAACGTTAAGGTTACGCCGCTCAAAGACTCAACCCGTACGTTTTTCGAAAAGCTGAGCGTAATACGCGGCAAGAGAGCAATCTCTGTTGCCCCATCAGCCGGGGTAACACCCGTGACTTCAAGTGGCTCCACCGTGCTGAAGCTGAGTGATAAAGGTTGGCCCAAGGAAATCCCAGCTTGACTCTCCAAGGTCTCAGCAACTTGAAGCGTATAAGTTGAACCTTGAGAAAGAGGCATCTCTGGAGTTACGGTAAATTGTGTTGATGCATCGTTAAGACTGAGTACGACGGCCACCTCTTGCTCGCCAAGCAAGAGAGAGAACTCGGATTCATCGGGTGTGTT from Deltaproteobacteria bacterium carries:
- a CDS encoding Ig-like domain-containing protein, which codes for MNFHITYLKIALIGLILSAHMACSSSEETPDEQCAQNEVWVNETCLQTCESDANCAAGVCDGGYCTDATRPALVETLPAQSATGIAVTSDITLSFSEPMNTPDESEFSLLLGEQEVAVVLSLNDASTQFTVTPEMPLSQGSTYTLQVAETLESQAGISLGQPLSLSFSTVEPLEVTGVTPADGATEIALLPRITLSFSKNVRVESLSGVTLTLAQGGEPLALSLQPSSDSSKWIALPSAVLEKSEQYVLAISTEVTGEDGGVLEEVFSVAFTTGNFIDATAPALVFDLIPELVGPNQLDESGELVLGGEVTDAETAVAWLSASLRIGEELFDLGVLETWEGNHFEFTWSPDSASQEIDAMAELSVQAVDVAGNISENTMAIELDFVAPAPPAPLEMPASSWKFATLPLTFTTELFGSVLLRVGEDEAERLVADEAGEVFRLFNLPSQNETLTIEASAVDSVGNVSATIWQHTVTRVPYSCLHASGQFPAPEAVYDESVFNDNGEGRVTVRYRLDPDVAEDTVLHAQLSTQNFVSTPYLSLLLFPRVLGLLKFNDALLHPCAELVSANLAFYSRSVCAECEVSETLGFYGMNTPWDASQVTWQEASIGTAWGEPGLSTDDRDEIATALMVYSSEQDTDLGRVDLTALVQDWVEYMRDPQTGRPNHGLAFFQEDALRADFHSVDASSPEQVPYLELVWMEQP